One region of Mycolicibacterium lutetiense genomic DNA includes:
- a CDS encoding DUF1254 domain-containing protein — protein MDNKALWPRRWLSVVGVAAIALTAVACGGDKASNTASSTPTAEVTADQIRQIAKQAYIYGFPMVDNYRIQYAYFQDKQNPQYKAPWNTLQSNAQVYTPADTAIQTPNSDTPYSFFGADLRTEPYVLSVPTIDAKRYYSLQFMDQYMYNFDYVGSRTTGNNAGKYLLAGPSWKGEKPAGIDKVIRSDTEFAFVAYRTQLFGASDLDNVKAIQAQYGAEPLSKFEGKPAPAAAPAVDFVVPQSAEEERKSPQFFETLNFVLQFAPVLETERDLRAKFASIGIGTDQKLDITSLSKDKQDAFQAAITDAWKEYDPTQAKVESGQLSPSELFGNRQTLGTNYLYRMAGAINGIYGNDKAEAMYPSASIDSTGAPLDGANNYIYRYAPGQLPPVNAFWSLTMYRMPQSLLVANPINRYLINSPMLPTLKQDPDGGYTIYVQRETPGPEWESNWLPAPEGPFRLTQRLYWPKEAALDGTWHAPVPQKVG, from the coding sequence ATGGACAACAAGGCGCTCTGGCCGCGACGGTGGTTGAGTGTGGTGGGCGTCGCGGCGATCGCGCTGACCGCGGTCGCCTGCGGCGGTGACAAGGCTTCGAACACGGCTTCGAGCACGCCCACCGCAGAGGTCACCGCGGACCAGATCCGGCAGATCGCCAAGCAGGCCTACATCTATGGCTTCCCGATGGTGGACAACTACCGGATCCAGTACGCCTACTTCCAGGACAAGCAGAATCCGCAGTACAAGGCCCCCTGGAACACTCTTCAATCGAACGCCCAGGTTTACACGCCGGCCGACACCGCCATTCAGACCCCCAACTCGGACACGCCGTACAGCTTCTTCGGAGCCGATTTACGTACGGAGCCTTACGTTTTGAGCGTTCCGACCATCGACGCGAAGCGGTATTACTCGCTTCAGTTCATGGACCAGTACATGTACAACTTCGACTACGTGGGCAGTCGGACAACCGGCAACAATGCCGGCAAATACTTACTCGCGGGACCGAGTTGGAAGGGTGAGAAGCCCGCCGGCATCGACAAGGTGATTCGCTCGGACACCGAATTCGCTTTTGTCGCATATCGGACCCAGCTCTTCGGGGCCTCCGACCTCGACAACGTCAAGGCGATTCAGGCCCAGTACGGGGCGGAACCACTGTCGAAGTTTGAGGGCAAGCCGGCGCCGGCCGCCGCGCCCGCAGTGGATTTCGTGGTTCCGCAGTCCGCGGAGGAAGAGCGCAAGTCTCCGCAGTTCTTCGAGACCCTCAACTTTGTTCTGCAGTTCGCGCCGGTCCTGGAGACCGAAAGGGACCTGCGCGCGAAGTTCGCTTCGATCGGCATCGGTACGGACCAGAAGCTGGACATCACATCGCTGAGCAAGGACAAGCAGGACGCCTTCCAGGCGGCGATCACCGACGCCTGGAAGGAATACGATCCGACCCAGGCGAAGGTGGAGAGCGGGCAGCTCTCACCCAGTGAGCTGTTCGGCAACCGCCAGACGCTCGGCACCAACTACCTGTATCGGATGGCCGGGGCCATCAACGGCATCTACGGCAACGACAAGGCCGAAGCGATGTATCCGAGTGCCTCAATCGACTCGACGGGAGCTCCCCTCGATGGCGCGAACAACTACATCTACCGCTATGCGCCCGGACAACTGCCTCCGGTAAACGCGTTCTGGTCGCTCACGATGTACCGGATGCCGCAGAGCCTGCTGGTCGCGAATCCGATCAACCGTTACCTGATCAACTCGCCGATGCTGCCCACGCTGAAGCAGGATCCCGATGGCGGATACACCATCTATGTGCAGCGGGAAACCCCGGGTCCGGAGTGGGAGTCGAACTGGCTGCCGGCGCCCGAAGGACCGTTCCGGTTGACGCAGCGGCTGTACTGGCCCAAGGAGGCCGCTCTTGACGGCACGTGGCACGCACCGGTCCCGCAGAAGGTCGGGTAA
- a CDS encoding MMPL/RND family transporter produces MADQGHATSSHGKGPNRSGIARGIRVLAVPIVLGWVALTILTNTLVPPLEKVGEENTVGLSAKDAPAMIAMRKIGSNFQEFDSDSNAMVVLEGEQPLGDEAHHYYDGIVDKLEADTAHVQHVADFWGDPLTASGAQSNDGKAAYVQVYLHGNQGETLANDSVAAVRDIVNQSTPPAGIKVYVTGGAPLVSDQHHAGDKSVARVTAITLLVIAVMLLIVFRSIATMLLVLVMVFMELGAARGIVAFLAHTGVIGLSTFAVNLLTLMVIAAGTDYAIFAIGRYQEARGAGEDRETAYYTMFRSTSHVILGSGMTIAGAMLCLSLTRLPYFQTMGVPCAVGTFVAVVAALTMGPAVIVIGSRFGRFEPKRSIRSRGWRRVGIAVVRWPGPILAATLGLALIGLLTLPGYKTNYDARKYLPSDLSANVGYAAAERHFSAARMNPELLMIEADHDLRNPADFLVIDKIAKGIVRVPGISRVQAITRPNGRPIEHTSIPFLLSRQGTLNTMNRKYNQDRMADMLVQADEMQKTIDTMERMSQLTQQMADITHSMVTKTKAMTVDIAELRDNLGNFDDFLRPLRNYLYWEPHCSSVPLCWAVRSMFDTLDGIDPLTDDVQDLLPDLEHLDTLMPQLAALMPEQIESMKTMKTMMLTQRATQAGQQDQMAAMQENSTAMGKAFDEARNDDTFYLPPEAFDNKDFKRGMKSFISPDGKSVRFIISHEGDPATPEGVNHVEPIKLAAKEALKGTPLEGSKIYLAGTAATYKDMKDGSFYDLMIAGIAAVSLIFIIMLLITRSVVAAAVIVGTVLLSLGASFGLSVLVWQHLLGLELHWMVLAMSVILLLAVGSDYNLLLVSRFKEELPGGLKTGIIRAMAGTGSVVTSAGLVFAFTMASFAFSDLKVMAQVGTTIALGLLFDTLIVRSFMTPAIAALLGRWFWWPQVVQSAASKRRLAGLNNQRAGAATTAQ; encoded by the coding sequence GTGGCAGACCAAGGGCACGCGACGAGTAGCCACGGCAAGGGCCCTAACCGGTCGGGCATCGCCCGGGGCATCCGTGTGCTGGCCGTGCCCATCGTGCTCGGCTGGGTGGCTCTGACCATCCTGACGAATACTCTCGTCCCGCCGCTGGAGAAGGTCGGCGAGGAGAACACCGTCGGGCTGAGCGCCAAAGACGCGCCGGCGATGATCGCCATGCGCAAGATCGGCAGCAACTTCCAGGAGTTCGATTCCGACAGCAACGCCATGGTGGTGCTGGAAGGTGAGCAGCCCCTGGGCGACGAAGCGCACCATTACTACGACGGCATTGTCGACAAGCTCGAAGCCGACACTGCACACGTGCAGCACGTCGCCGACTTCTGGGGTGACCCGCTGACGGCCTCGGGCGCGCAGAGCAACGACGGTAAAGCCGCCTACGTCCAGGTCTATCTCCACGGCAACCAGGGCGAAACGCTGGCCAACGATTCGGTGGCCGCGGTCCGTGACATCGTCAACCAGTCGACGCCGCCGGCCGGGATCAAGGTGTACGTGACCGGCGGGGCGCCGCTGGTTTCTGATCAGCACCACGCCGGCGACAAGAGCGTCGCGCGGGTCACCGCCATCACGCTCTTGGTGATCGCGGTGATGTTGCTCATCGTCTTCCGCTCGATCGCCACCATGCTGCTGGTGCTGGTCATGGTGTTCATGGAACTCGGCGCGGCCCGCGGCATCGTGGCGTTCCTGGCCCACACGGGGGTTATCGGGCTGTCGACCTTCGCGGTCAACCTCCTGACGTTGATGGTCATTGCCGCGGGAACCGACTATGCGATATTCGCGATCGGCCGCTATCAAGAGGCCCGCGGTGCCGGCGAAGACCGGGAAACCGCGTATTACACGATGTTCCGCAGTACCTCTCACGTGATCCTCGGGTCCGGCATGACGATCGCCGGCGCGATGTTGTGCCTGAGCCTCACCCGCCTGCCGTACTTCCAGACCATGGGGGTGCCATGTGCGGTGGGGACGTTCGTCGCAGTCGTCGCCGCGCTGACGATGGGCCCGGCGGTCATCGTGATCGGCAGCCGGTTCGGGCGTTTCGAGCCCAAGCGCAGTATCCGGTCGCGGGGCTGGCGTCGGGTCGGCATCGCGGTGGTCCGGTGGCCCGGTCCGATCCTGGCCGCGACCTTGGGCCTGGCACTCATCGGTCTGCTCACCCTGCCGGGGTACAAGACCAACTACGACGCCCGTAAATACCTGCCCTCCGACCTGTCGGCCAATGTCGGATATGCCGCCGCAGAAAGGCATTTCAGCGCCGCGCGGATGAATCCGGAACTGCTGATGATCGAAGCCGACCACGACCTGCGAAACCCCGCAGACTTCCTCGTGATCGACAAGATCGCCAAGGGGATCGTCCGGGTCCCCGGAATCTCCCGGGTGCAGGCCATCACCCGGCCCAACGGCCGCCCGATCGAGCACACGTCCATCCCGTTCCTGCTCAGCCGGCAGGGCACGCTCAACACGATGAACCGGAAGTACAACCAGGACCGGATGGCGGACATGCTGGTTCAGGCCGACGAGATGCAGAAGACCATCGACACGATGGAGCGGATGTCGCAGCTGACCCAGCAGATGGCAGATATCACGCATTCGATGGTTACCAAGACCAAGGCGATGACCGTCGACATCGCCGAATTGCGGGACAATCTGGGCAATTTCGACGATTTCCTGCGTCCGTTGCGTAACTACCTCTATTGGGAACCGCACTGTTCCAGCGTCCCGCTCTGCTGGGCGGTGCGGTCGATGTTCGACACCCTCGACGGGATCGACCCCCTGACCGATGACGTTCAGGACTTGCTGCCCGACCTCGAGCACCTGGATACGTTGATGCCGCAGCTGGCCGCGTTGATGCCGGAGCAGATCGAGTCCATGAAGACCATGAAGACGATGATGCTGACGCAGCGGGCCACGCAGGCCGGTCAGCAGGATCAGATGGCCGCCATGCAGGAGAACTCGACGGCGATGGGCAAGGCCTTCGATGAGGCCCGCAACGACGATACGTTCTATCTTCCGCCGGAAGCCTTCGACAACAAGGACTTCAAGCGCGGGATGAAGAGCTTCATCTCACCCGACGGAAAGTCGGTGCGGTTCATCATCAGTCACGAGGGCGATCCGGCGACGCCGGAGGGCGTCAACCATGTGGAGCCGATCAAGCTGGCGGCCAAGGAGGCGCTCAAGGGCACGCCGCTGGAAGGCTCGAAGATCTATCTGGCGGGTACCGCGGCAACCTACAAGGACATGAAGGACGGTTCGTTCTACGATCTGATGATCGCCGGAATCGCCGCGGTGTCACTGATTTTCATCATCATGCTGCTGATCACGCGCAGCGTGGTGGCGGCCGCGGTGATCGTCGGCACGGTGTTGCTGTCCCTCGGCGCGTCATTCGGCCTGTCGGTGCTGGTTTGGCAGCATCTCCTCGGCCTGGAACTGCACTGGATGGTGTTGGCGATGTCGGTCATCCTGCTGCTTGCGGTCGGGTCCGACTACAACCTTCTGCTGGTGTCCCGCTTCAAGGAAGAGCTGCCCGGTGGCCTGAAAACCGGCATCATCCGGGCGATGGCGGGCACCGGTTCGGTGGTGACCTCGGCAGGTCTGGTGTTCGCCTTCACCATGGCATCGTTCGCGTTCAGTGATCTCAAGGTCATGGCACAGGTCGGTACGACGATCGCGCTCGGCCTGCTGTTCGACACCCTGATCGTGCGGTCGTTCATGACCCCGGCGATCGCGGCTCTGCTGGGCCGCTGGTTCTGGTGGCCGCAGGTCGTCCAGTCAGCCGCATCGAAACGGCGGCTGGCCGGGTTGAACAACCAGCGGGCAGGCGCCGCAACTACCGCGCAATAA
- a CDS encoding YwaF family protein yields MFSAQREFAAYGPSHLVVLAVFAMGAVLLVAVGRRQTESQARILSRVLAVLLIVAFGVALVYKLVEPTVDTSIPLQLCDLAELAAAYALWSQRHWAFVLTYYWGLVLSSQALITPDIGTAKDGAPDFPHHLFVTFFTLHVLVVWAAIYLTWGRGMRPRWRDYRFAVIATLAWAAVTLALNAITGANYGYLNRKPPTASLLDVLGPWPVYLLAEVTIVLIVWALMTWPWERIRRSCESAVSGPAM; encoded by the coding sequence TTGTTCTCGGCGCAGCGCGAATTCGCAGCGTACGGCCCCTCGCACTTGGTCGTGCTGGCGGTGTTCGCGATGGGCGCGGTGCTCCTGGTTGCGGTCGGCAGGCGGCAGACCGAATCGCAGGCCCGAATCCTGAGCCGGGTTCTGGCGGTGCTGCTCATCGTCGCGTTCGGAGTGGCGCTGGTATACAAGCTCGTCGAGCCCACGGTCGACACCTCGATACCACTGCAGTTGTGTGACCTTGCGGAACTCGCGGCGGCGTACGCGTTGTGGTCGCAACGGCATTGGGCCTTCGTCCTCACCTATTACTGGGGCCTGGTCCTGAGCTCGCAGGCGTTGATCACACCGGATATCGGTACGGCCAAGGACGGCGCTCCGGACTTTCCCCACCATCTCTTCGTCACGTTCTTCACGCTTCACGTGCTCGTCGTGTGGGCGGCCATCTATCTCACCTGGGGGCGTGGGATGCGACCGCGGTGGCGCGACTACCGCTTCGCCGTTATCGCGACTTTGGCGTGGGCTGCCGTCACTCTCGCCCTCAACGCGATCACCGGCGCCAACTACGGCTACCTCAACCGGAAGCCGCCCACCGCATCACTGCTTGACGTACTCGGCCCGTGGCCGGTGTATCTGCTGGCCGAGGTCACGATCGTCCTCATCGTCTGGGCCTTGATGACCTGGCCCTGGGAGCGGATCCGCCGAAGCTGTGAAAGTGCTGTCAGCGGCCCCGCAATGTGA
- a CDS encoding AraC family transcriptional regulator — translation MQLIQGSSLVGFKGLAAAHGGDPAALLEFAGINPADAGQRDRYIPLRNAIAAVESAAAALGVDDFGRQLALRQSIDILGPVGVAARTATTVAEAFTIIDTYMGAYSPGITARINSHTDETLRRFEFEFLLYPTPPQAQAIELALGVTIRVLHLFLGTTYRAVSVHLPHPALGTRTDYRRYFGCPAHFNEPFAGFTLRANDLQSPLNHDPLAHRLALRYLSSTRAEHATGFTDTVRGIIRQLLPTGDLTAELVARQFGIHPKTLQRRLAAEGSTFGKMIDQTRRELAERLLLDTDLPLAQLCRQLGYAEQSVLTRACRRWFGMTPTDYRNR, via the coding sequence ATGCAGTTGATCCAAGGATCATCGCTGGTGGGGTTCAAGGGGCTCGCCGCCGCCCATGGGGGCGACCCGGCCGCGTTGCTGGAATTTGCTGGCATCAACCCCGCCGATGCCGGTCAACGTGACCGCTATATTCCGTTGCGCAACGCCATCGCCGCGGTCGAGAGCGCAGCCGCGGCACTGGGTGTGGATGACTTCGGGCGTCAGCTCGCGCTGCGGCAGAGCATCGATATCCTCGGCCCGGTCGGTGTCGCGGCGCGCACCGCCACCACCGTGGCTGAAGCGTTCACCATCATCGACACCTACATGGGCGCCTACAGTCCCGGCATCACCGCCCGCATCAACTCGCACACCGACGAGACGCTGCGCCGGTTCGAATTCGAATTCCTCCTGTACCCGACGCCACCACAGGCCCAGGCCATCGAACTCGCCCTCGGCGTCACCATCCGCGTGCTGCACCTGTTCCTTGGCACCACCTACCGGGCTGTTTCCGTGCACCTGCCCCACCCCGCGCTCGGCACCAGAACCGACTACCGCCGCTACTTCGGCTGCCCAGCGCACTTCAACGAACCATTCGCCGGATTTACCCTGCGCGCCAACGACTTACAGAGCCCACTCAACCACGATCCGCTGGCACATCGGCTCGCCTTGCGCTACCTGTCCAGCACCCGCGCCGAGCACGCGACCGGCTTCACCGACACCGTGCGCGGCATCATCCGCCAACTCCTGCCCACCGGAGACCTGACCGCCGAACTCGTCGCCCGCCAGTTCGGCATCCACCCCAAGACGCTGCAACGCCGCCTCGCCGCCGAAGGAAGCACCTTCGGCAAGATGATCGATCAAACCCGCCGCGAACTTGCCGAGCGCTTGTTGCTCGACACCGATCTGCCCCTCGCGCAGCTGTGTCGCCAACTCGGCTACGCCGAGCAGAGCGTGCTGACGCGAGCATGCAGACGCTGGTTCGGCATGACCCCCACCGACTACCGCAACCGGTGA
- a CDS encoding DUF1254 domain-containing protein yields the protein MTRRNGTWRRWSAVIAAATLAVTLTGCGSGEDAGKDSKEQAAVTPAQIREIAKQAYIYGYPMVDNYRIQYAYFQDKQSSQFRAPWNVLHSVATVATPADTAVQTPNSDTPYSTLGADLRAEPLVLTVPEVESNRYYSVQFIDAYTYNMGYLGSRTTGNKAGKYLLAGPNWKGEKPAGIDEVLRAETDFVLALYRTQLFGPNDIDKVKAIQAGYKAEPLSKFLGTAAPAAPPAIDFLVPQTPDEQRKSPKFFETLNFVLKYVPVLDSEKELRAKFASIGIGTDKKLDIGALPADQQQAFQDGLTDAWTEYNQVQAKVDKGEVTTAQMFGTRQMVGTNYLYRMAGAINGIYGNDAAEAMYPIFRLDSAGATLTGANKYTYRFAPGQLPPVKGFWSITMYRMPESLLVANPINRYLINSPMLPSLQKDADGGYTFYVQRESPGADKESNWLPAPDGPFVLIERLYWPEKAAIDGTWKAPLPQRTP from the coding sequence ATGACCAGACGAAATGGCACGTGGCGCCGTTGGTCGGCCGTTATCGCCGCGGCGACGCTGGCGGTCACGTTGACCGGCTGCGGTAGCGGCGAGGATGCGGGCAAGGACTCGAAGGAGCAGGCCGCGGTGACCCCCGCTCAGATCCGGGAGATCGCGAAGCAGGCGTACATCTACGGGTATCCGATGGTGGACAACTACCGAATCCAGTACGCGTACTTCCAGGACAAGCAGAGTTCGCAGTTCCGAGCCCCCTGGAATGTCCTGCATTCTGTTGCGACCGTCGCCACCCCGGCGGACACCGCCGTGCAGACTCCGAACTCGGACACCCCGTACTCGACGTTGGGTGCGGATCTGCGCGCCGAGCCCTTGGTGCTGACCGTGCCCGAGGTGGAGAGCAACCGGTACTACTCGGTGCAGTTCATCGATGCCTACACCTACAACATGGGCTACCTGGGCAGCCGCACCACCGGCAACAAGGCGGGGAAGTACCTGCTCGCCGGCCCGAACTGGAAGGGCGAAAAGCCCGCTGGCATCGACGAGGTGCTACGCGCCGAGACCGACTTCGTGCTCGCGTTGTACCGAACCCAGCTGTTCGGCCCCAACGACATCGACAAGGTGAAGGCGATCCAGGCCGGCTACAAAGCTGAACCGCTGTCGAAATTCCTCGGTACAGCGGCGCCCGCGGCGCCTCCCGCGATCGACTTCTTGGTTCCACAGACCCCAGATGAGCAGCGAAAGTCGCCGAAGTTCTTTGAGACGCTCAACTTCGTGCTGAAGTACGTGCCGGTGCTGGACTCGGAGAAGGAGCTCCGGGCGAAATTCGCGTCGATCGGAATCGGCACCGACAAGAAACTCGACATCGGTGCGCTGCCCGCGGATCAGCAGCAGGCCTTCCAGGACGGGCTCACCGACGCCTGGACCGAATACAACCAGGTGCAGGCGAAGGTCGACAAGGGTGAGGTCACGACCGCGCAGATGTTCGGTACCCGGCAGATGGTGGGAACCAATTACCTGTACCGGATGGCCGGCGCGATCAACGGCATCTACGGCAACGATGCCGCTGAGGCGATGTATCCGATCTTCCGCCTGGATTCGGCGGGTGCCACGCTGACCGGTGCGAACAAATACACCTATCGATTCGCCCCCGGCCAGCTTCCGCCGGTCAAGGGATTCTGGTCGATCACCATGTACCGGATGCCGGAGAGTCTGCTGGTGGCCAATCCGATCAATCGGTACCTGATCAACTCGCCGATGCTGCCCTCACTGCAGAAGGATGCCGACGGCGGCTACACCTTCTACGTGCAGCGGGAATCCCCGGGCGCGGACAAGGAGTCGAACTGGTTGCCGGCGCCGGACGGTCCGTTCGTGTTGATCGAGCGGCTGTACTGGCCTGAGAAGGCGGCGATCGACGGAACCTGGAAGGCGCCGTTGCCGCAGCGCACCCCGTGA
- a CDS encoding cutinase family protein yields MFSCRKPSPRKGSARSGGRWVGLGAAALLISGIPLVGLTAPPIAVADDCADAEVVFARGTDEPAGMGRVGDALVDALRKQTPGLKINSYGVNYKASKLQLHGGDGAKDAISHIKSTLSSCPDTKIVLGGYSQGASVINIVAGNPLGNIKWGDSLPPEYADNVVAITTFGDVGTRTKQSIAAQSALYGSKAIDLCNPMDPICHEGQGNEWSGHTEGYVPVYTTQAAAFAASKLLAGSGQTLPGYGPEMSGPGYGPQTSVPGYGPPPGYGQLPGYGPAPGPDTSLHSPAPNYSPESPGSGLQPPGPGLVIVPPSSPSPEYGLVSAVR; encoded by the coding sequence ATGTTTTCTTGCCGCAAACCTAGCCCTCGGAAGGGCAGCGCGCGGTCAGGTGGTCGCTGGGTCGGGCTTGGCGCTGCTGCACTTCTCATCTCTGGTATCCCACTCGTCGGCCTGACCGCGCCGCCGATAGCGGTGGCCGACGACTGCGCTGACGCCGAGGTCGTCTTCGCGCGCGGCACCGATGAGCCGGCCGGTATGGGCCGGGTCGGCGATGCCCTCGTCGATGCGCTGCGCAAGCAGACCCCAGGCTTGAAGATCAACAGCTACGGGGTCAACTACAAGGCCAGCAAGCTGCAGCTGCACGGCGGTGACGGTGCCAAAGACGCGATTTCCCACATCAAGTCGACGCTGTCCTCCTGCCCCGACACCAAGATCGTGCTGGGCGGGTACTCCCAGGGCGCGAGTGTGATCAACATCGTGGCCGGCAACCCGCTGGGCAACATCAAGTGGGGCGATTCGCTCCCGCCTGAATACGCGGACAACGTTGTCGCGATCACCACCTTCGGCGACGTCGGCACCCGCACCAAGCAATCGATAGCGGCCCAGAGCGCACTGTACGGATCCAAGGCGATCGACCTGTGTAACCCCATGGATCCGATCTGTCACGAGGGCCAGGGCAACGAATGGAGCGGGCATACCGAGGGCTACGTCCCCGTGTACACCACTCAGGCGGCGGCTTTCGCTGCATCCAAGCTCCTAGCCGGCTCGGGTCAGACGTTGCCCGGGTATGGCCCGGAGATGTCGGGTCCCGGGTACGGCCCGCAGACATCGGTACCCGGGTATGGGCCCCCGCCGGGCTACGGCCAGCTCCCGGGGTACGGCCCGGCACCGGGCCCGGACACTTCGCTGCACAGTCCGGCCCCGAATTACAGCCCGGAGTCGCCGGGGTCCGGCCTGCAGCCACCGGGGCCCGGTCTGGTGATAGTCCCACCGTCCTCGCCGTCTCCCGAATACGGCTTGGTCTCGGCGGTCCGCTGA